A genome region from Bacteroides stercoris ATCC 43183 includes the following:
- a CDS encoding multidrug effflux MFS transporter, whose protein sequence is MTGKQNSKGFILVFLGMLSAFGPFVMDMYLPTLPAMSDFFQTTSSKVQLGLTTSMVGLAIGQLVFGPLSDKYGRRSPLLVAMGLFLISTVGCIFSRDISQFVLWRFVQGVAGAGGVVISRSIAADKYSAHELAGMLATIGAVNGIATVVAPIGGGALADFGGWHGIFWFLFALGVLLVIGSVRFKESLPIGQRQNIRCVDMYHRFGAVLRNRQYVRYILQYGFTMGVLFTNIASAPFIMQQHYGLSPMLFSVCFGVNAVAMVISSALSVRCSTMEHALHIGNHGMLFISVLLSVAFFLNCNFWVYEVLVFCLLSMVGMAFTASNTLAMDCERRNAGVASALLGAIGFAFGGIVSPLVGMGDIRSSAGFLFFMGALCSCICARFSFHRLPSRRKGVSYASYKIMNVFLKKLL, encoded by the coding sequence ATGACAGGTAAACAAAATTCAAAAGGTTTCATATTGGTGTTTTTGGGGATGTTGAGCGCTTTTGGTCCATTTGTTATGGACATGTATCTTCCTACTTTACCGGCAATGTCGGATTTCTTCCAAACTACATCTTCAAAAGTACAGTTGGGGCTTACTACGAGTATGGTGGGGCTGGCGATAGGACAATTGGTTTTTGGTCCGTTAAGTGATAAGTACGGTCGCCGTTCTCCCTTGTTGGTAGCTATGGGTCTATTTCTGATTTCTACTGTAGGCTGTATCTTCTCCCGGGACATATCACAGTTTGTGTTGTGGCGTTTTGTGCAGGGAGTTGCCGGAGCGGGAGGAGTTGTGATATCCCGTTCTATTGCTGCCGATAAATATTCTGCTCATGAGCTTGCTGGCATGTTGGCTACTATTGGCGCTGTCAATGGAATAGCTACGGTAGTTGCTCCGATAGGCGGTGGGGCATTGGCTGACTTTGGAGGTTGGCATGGCATTTTCTGGTTTTTGTTTGCATTGGGCGTTCTTCTGGTTATCGGAAGTGTACGTTTTAAGGAGTCTCTGCCAATTGGACAAAGGCAAAATATAAGATGTGTAGATATGTATCACCGTTTCGGTGCCGTATTACGTAACCGCCAATATGTGCGTTACATTTTACAATACGGTTTTACAATGGGTGTTCTGTTCACCAATATTGCTTCCGCTCCTTTTATTATGCAACAACATTATGGTCTTTCACCCATGCTGTTCAGTGTTTGCTTCGGGGTTAATGCGGTTGCAATGGTAATATCTTCAGCATTGTCTGTGCGTTGTTCTACCATGGAACATGCCTTACATATAGGAAATCATGGGATGTTGTTTATTTCCGTACTACTTTCCGTTGCATTCTTTCTGAATTGTAATTTCTGGGTTTATGAAGTGTTGGTCTTTTGTTTGCTTTCAATGGTAGGAATGGCTTTTACTGCTTCCAACACTTTGGCTATGGACTGTGAACGTAGGAATGCCGGAGTAGCTTCGGCTCTTTTAGGGGCAATAGGTTTTGCATTTGGAGGTATCGTGTCACCTTTGGTCGGGATGGGAGATATCAGAAGTTCTGCCGGATTTCTGTTCTTTATGGGAGCATTATGTTCTTGTATATGTGCCCGTTTTTCCTTTCATCGGTTACCTTCTCGCAGAAAGGGGGTAAGTTATGCTTCTTATAAAATAATGAATGTTTTTTTGAAGAAACTGTTGTAA
- a CDS encoding helix-turn-helix transcriptional regulator, giving the protein MYEQISPDTSHIRYEETDLSYLKLRPYRFKCGIYLICIQGKSIISTGVQQYAFDEQTELIFLTGSLIQIIQASADFKVRILLFPKDVFLKAILPIDTPYFNYVHEHPHYHHTADERSQNTWREIVLWMDVAQMLFKNNNTLLFRKQQELNFLQSILMWLFNTIPEKLAANKQYSRKQMLCHQFMQLIREHSTCEHQVPFYTEQLCITPRYLYEITTQYMNGKTPKQLIDEQLIAEAKVLLNEPCLSVTEIAELLNFADQSYLSRFFKKNTGMSPKEFRLQKLL; this is encoded by the coding sequence ATGTACGAACAAATATCTCCAGACACTTCCCATATCAGATATGAAGAAACCGACTTGTCGTATCTGAAACTACGTCCATACCGTTTTAAATGTGGCATATACTTAATCTGCATACAGGGTAAAAGCATTATTTCGACAGGAGTGCAACAATATGCTTTTGATGAACAAACCGAATTAATTTTCCTTACAGGCAGCCTCATCCAGATAATACAGGCCTCTGCCGATTTTAAAGTACGGATACTTCTATTTCCCAAAGACGTTTTCCTAAAAGCAATACTACCGATTGATACCCCCTACTTCAATTACGTACATGAACACCCGCATTATCATCACACGGCAGATGAAAGGAGTCAGAATACGTGGCGGGAAATTGTATTATGGATGGACGTTGCCCAAATGCTTTTCAAGAACAACAACACACTCCTGTTCAGAAAACAACAAGAACTTAATTTCCTTCAAAGCATATTAATGTGGCTTTTCAATACTATTCCGGAAAAACTGGCTGCCAATAAGCAATATAGCAGAAAACAGATGCTCTGCCACCAGTTCATGCAACTGATACGCGAACACAGTACTTGCGAACATCAAGTTCCGTTTTATACGGAACAGCTCTGCATAACTCCTCGTTACCTATACGAAATCACCACTCAATACATGAATGGAAAAACGCCTAAACAACTGATAGATGAGCAACTGATAGCGGAAGCCAAAGTTCTTTTAAACGAACCGTGCTTATCTGTTACCGAAATTGCCGAACTGCTGAACTTTGCCGACCAATCTTACCTGAGCCGTTTTTTCAAAAAGAACACCGGCATGTCTCCTAAAGAATTCAGGTTACAAAAGCTATTATAA
- a CDS encoding DUF4250 domain-containing protein, translating to MKLPEDPMMLYSFINMKLRDFYPSLDALCEDMNVEKEVIVRTLKRVGFEYNPERNRFW from the coding sequence ATGAAATTGCCTGAAGATCCGATGATGCTGTACAGCTTCATCAATATGAAATTGCGTGATTTCTATCCTTCACTGGATGCACTTTGTGAGGATATGAACGTTGAGAAAGAAGTAATTGTCCGGACACTGAAAAGAGTGGGATTTGAGTATAATCCTGAGCGAAACAGATTCTGGTAA
- a CDS encoding iron ABC transporter permease, with protein MNKGWKYGIGLGMVIVLLFMANLLIGSVPIPVSDVFSILMGHEGEKASWSFIVWESRLPQALTALLCGGALAVCGLMLQTAFKNPLAGPSILGINSGASLGVAFVMLFFGGSISAGTFSLSGFFSVLAGAFVGAMLIMGLILFFSTLLKSNVMLLITGIMIGYIASSAIALLNFFATAEGVQSYMVWGLGNFGGVSLQQMPAFALVTVAGLFGSLLLIKPLNALLLGERYAENLGINIRYVRNWLLVITGLLTAITTAFCGPVAFIGLAVPHIARMVLRTANHNSLLPVTILSGGAVALLCNLICVLPGEAGIIPLNAVTPIIGAPVIIYVIVSQRGPQHFN; from the coding sequence ATGAATAAAGGATGGAAATATGGCATCGGATTAGGAATGGTAATTGTATTACTGTTTATGGCTAATCTGCTGATAGGGTCGGTTCCGATTCCCGTATCCGATGTTTTCAGCATACTCATGGGGCATGAAGGCGAGAAGGCAAGCTGGAGTTTTATTGTATGGGAGTCCCGCCTGCCTCAAGCCTTGACAGCATTGCTTTGCGGAGGTGCACTGGCAGTCTGCGGACTGATGTTGCAGACCGCTTTTAAGAATCCGTTGGCAGGCCCGTCTATTCTGGGCATTAATTCCGGGGCGAGTCTGGGAGTGGCGTTCGTGATGCTGTTTTTTGGTGGAAGCATATCCGCCGGAACATTCAGTTTGTCCGGTTTCTTTTCCGTACTGGCTGGGGCGTTTGTAGGTGCTATGCTGATAATGGGACTTATCCTATTCTTTTCTACGTTGTTAAAAAGCAATGTCATGTTGCTGATAACGGGTATCATGATAGGTTATATTGCTTCGTCCGCCATTGCCCTGCTGAATTTCTTTGCTACGGCAGAGGGAGTGCAATCTTATATGGTATGGGGATTGGGTAATTTTGGCGGTGTCTCTCTCCAACAAATGCCTGCTTTCGCATTGGTGACCGTTGCCGGATTATTCGGCTCTTTATTACTGATAAAACCTTTGAACGCATTATTGCTGGGAGAGCGTTATGCGGAGAATTTGGGAATCAATATACGATATGTGCGCAACTGGCTTTTGGTCATCACCGGTTTGCTGACCGCCATAACCACCGCTTTTTGCGGACCGGTTGCATTTATCGGACTTGCCGTTCCTCATATAGCCCGTATGGTATTGCGGACAGCCAATCACAACTCCTTGTTGCCTGTGACTATCTTGAGCGGTGGAGCAGTAGCATTGCTTTGCAACCTGATTTGCGTTCTGCCCGGTGAGGCAGGTATTATACCTTTGAATGCAGTTACACCGATTATCGGAGCGCCGGTCATTATCTATGTAATCGTTAGCCAAAGAGGACCGCAACATTTTAATTGA
- a CDS encoding YncE family protein, producing the protein MKVRSLLVSMLCMLALSVSFASCSDDDDLLDDSGSTVALPQVRAFFLNAGTQGANNANIAFYAPNGGADFIGDIFQKQNKAKLGDLGQTMIEYNECMYVAVYGSNYLVKLNAAGVEQTRASFVDDPDLAAGIRAIAAEDGYIYASFYGGVVAKINANTLKVEKKLAIENGYNLEGVAISNNMLYVANSYKQVDGKWVYLNDVFVVDLATFTLKEKLAVATNPNVLMEEDDKIFLIAWDYSFVEEGYVLQIIDPANSNEVTNIGHATYMAADDDVVYLINSLTNWNVNPAVTTNHFSTYNIKTKTLNQSSFLKDNAPKELATTSTSMLQVNDDNGDIYIGTTYFAAGNGNIYRFKKDGTFIEKFDCGGQNPNSAVFFN; encoded by the coding sequence ATGAAAGTAAGAAGTTTATTAGTCAGCATGCTTTGTATGCTCGCGTTAAGTGTTTCATTTGCGTCTTGTAGTGATGATGACGATTTGTTAGATGATTCAGGTTCAACAGTTGCTTTGCCGCAAGTGCGTGCCTTTTTCCTGAATGCAGGTACGCAAGGTGCTAACAACGCAAATATTGCTTTTTATGCTCCTAATGGAGGTGCTGATTTTATCGGTGATATTTTTCAGAAACAAAATAAGGCTAAGTTGGGAGACCTTGGTCAGACGATGATTGAATACAATGAATGTATGTATGTGGCAGTATATGGCTCCAACTATCTGGTAAAACTGAATGCAGCCGGTGTGGAACAGACTCGTGCGTCATTTGTGGATGATCCGGATTTGGCGGCTGGTATCCGTGCAATAGCAGCCGAAGACGGTTATATTTATGCTTCTTTCTATGGTGGTGTCGTGGCAAAGATTAATGCTAATACGTTAAAAGTGGAAAAGAAGTTAGCTATTGAGAATGGCTATAATCTGGAAGGTGTAGCAATTAGTAATAACATGCTTTATGTGGCTAATTCTTATAAGCAGGTTGACGGGAAGTGGGTTTATCTGAATGATGTATTTGTTGTGGATTTGGCTACATTTACTTTAAAAGAAAAGTTAGCTGTGGCAACAAATCCTAATGTTTTGATGGAAGAAGATGATAAGATATTTCTCATAGCATGGGACTATTCTTTTGTAGAGGAGGGTTATGTTTTACAAATAATAGATCCGGCCAATAGTAACGAGGTGACTAACATTGGTCACGCTACTTATATGGCTGCAGATGATGATGTAGTGTATCTGATTAATTCATTGACAAACTGGAATGTAAATCCTGCTGTTACAACCAATCATTTCAGTACTTATAATATTAAAACCAAAACATTGAACCAGTCTTCTTTCTTGAAAGATAATGCTCCTAAAGAACTGGCAACAACAAGTACGTCTATGTTGCAGGTGAATGATGATAATGGTGATATTTATATTGGTACAACCTATTTTGCTGCCGGTAATGGAAATATCTACCGTTTCAAGAAAGATGGAACTTTCATAGAAAAGTTCGATTGTGGTGGTCAGAATCCCAATTCTGCTGTATTCTTTAATTAA
- a CDS encoding RNA polymerase sigma factor: MINENKIRQIYKSNREQGFQLLVECFQEPIYYYIRRLVVLHEDAEDVLQEVFIQVYRHWEQFRCESSLSTWIYRIATNESLRLLNSRKRRETVSTEDIQENLISSLKASDYVDYENELAVKFQEAILRLPEKQRLIFNLRYYDELDYEEIAHILDGKADTLKVNYHYAKEKIKEYILNN; this comes from the coding sequence ATGATAAACGAAAACAAGATTCGACAAATATATAAATCCAACCGTGAACAGGGCTTTCAACTGTTGGTGGAATGTTTTCAGGAACCGATATATTATTATATACGGCGTTTGGTAGTGCTGCACGAAGATGCAGAGGATGTATTGCAGGAAGTCTTTATTCAGGTGTACAGGCATTGGGAGCAATTCCGTTGCGAGAGTTCACTGAGCACATGGATTTACCGGATTGCAACGAATGAAAGCCTCCGCTTGTTGAATAGCCGTAAAAGGCGGGAAACCGTTTCAACCGAAGATATTCAGGAAAACCTGATTTCCAGTTTGAAGGCTTCCGACTATGTGGACTATGAAAATGAGTTGGCCGTCAAGTTCCAGGAAGCCATATTGAGATTGCCGGAGAAGCAACGGTTGATATTCAATCTCCGCTACTATGATGAACTTGATTACGAGGAAATCGCCCACATTCTCGACGGTAAGGCAGATACGCTTAAGGTGAATTATCATTATGCGAAGGAAAAGATTAAAGAGTACATACTAAATAATTGA
- a CDS encoding TonB-dependent receptor plug domain-containing protein: MARRTKVRIVCAIGFLCAVSLSAQEVVRDTITGKVHQIEKVTVTARRLPNKVTSSVPIQTLSQQDISQLGIQNMADAVRRFAGANVKDYGGIGGLKTVSVRNMGAAHTAVSYDGVVVSNCQAGQIDIGRFSLDNVSVLSLNIGQPEDLLQSARMYASAGVLSIETEKPHFENERNSAFRVQMRGGSFGYVSPSIRWWQKAGSRTSFSLNGNYMRADGNYPFTLVNGKYVTEEKRNNSAIYTYQIEPTLFHTFKDSSNLELKAYYFYSKRGLPGSVTLYNPISDETLWDENVFIQTRYKKDFSQKWSLQAQAKYNHGWNKYEDKGNEYADGLYRAVHRQDEYYLSVTALYRPWNVLSLSLAQDGIINKLRSNLPDCPFPIRYTSLTAFNARYRQGRITATGSLVYTNVTEHVKIGDAPADFQRLAPSFTVSLQPWQEQLLFLRLMYKSTFRMPTFNDLYYYRLGNRSLRPEKANEYNMGITWSRSFSSFLNYLSVTVDGYYNDVTDKIVAFPTTYAWKMANYGKVHVTGMDATLAAAASLGKNMVLVVSGGYTWQKAIDLTDATSKSYKDQLPYTPKHSGNVSAVLEMPWVNVGYSIVGVSERYSMSQNIPENRIDGYMEHTVSLSRNFSFRHCKLRLQAEIINLTDTQYDVIKYYPMPGRSWRLTGTIEF; the protein is encoded by the coding sequence ATGGCGAGAAGAACTAAAGTACGGATAGTCTGTGCTATCGGTTTTTTGTGTGCAGTTTCCCTTTCTGCACAAGAAGTGGTCAGGGATACAATTACAGGAAAAGTGCACCAAATAGAGAAGGTGACAGTGACAGCCCGTAGATTACCCAATAAAGTAACTTCATCAGTTCCCATCCAAACTTTGTCGCAACAGGATATTAGCCAATTGGGCATACAGAATATGGCAGATGCCGTACGTCGTTTTGCCGGTGCTAATGTAAAGGACTATGGAGGAATAGGTGGGTTGAAAACCGTTTCCGTCCGTAATATGGGAGCGGCACATACGGCTGTCAGTTATGATGGGGTTGTTGTGAGCAACTGCCAGGCGGGACAAATAGATATTGGTCGTTTTTCGTTGGATAATGTCTCTGTGCTTTCCCTGAATATCGGGCAACCGGAAGACTTGTTGCAATCGGCACGTATGTATGCATCGGCAGGGGTGTTGAGTATTGAAACGGAAAAACCGCATTTTGAAAATGAACGCAATTCCGCATTTCGGGTGCAGATGAGAGGCGGTTCTTTTGGCTACGTCAGTCCTTCAATCCGGTGGTGGCAGAAAGCAGGTAGCCGTACTTCCTTTTCGTTGAATGGAAATTATATGCGGGCTGATGGTAATTATCCATTCACGTTAGTGAACGGAAAATATGTGACGGAAGAAAAGCGTAATAATTCGGCAATCTATACTTATCAGATAGAGCCTACCTTATTTCATACTTTCAAAGATAGTAGTAATTTGGAATTGAAGGCCTATTACTTTTATTCAAAACGGGGGTTGCCCGGTTCGGTGACACTTTATAATCCTATTTCAGATGAAACTCTTTGGGATGAGAATGTTTTTATACAAACTCGTTACAAGAAGGATTTTTCACAGAAATGGTCTTTACAGGCACAAGCCAAATATAATCATGGATGGAATAAATACGAAGATAAGGGCAATGAGTATGCAGATGGGTTGTACCGGGCTGTGCATCGGCAGGATGAATATTATTTGTCGGTAACTGCATTATATCGTCCATGGAATGTTTTGTCTTTATCTTTGGCGCAAGACGGAATTATCAATAAATTGCGCAGTAATTTACCGGACTGTCCTTTTCCTATAAGATATACTTCTTTGACAGCTTTTAACGCTCGTTATCGGCAGGGTAGGATAACAGCTACCGGTTCGTTGGTCTATACCAATGTAACCGAACATGTGAAAATAGGTGATGCACCTGCTGACTTTCAACGTCTGGCTCCTTCTTTTACGGTTAGTTTACAGCCCTGGCAAGAACAATTGCTCTTTTTGCGGTTAATGTATAAAAGTACTTTCCGTATGCCCACATTCAATGACCTGTATTATTATCGGCTGGGCAACAGAAGTCTGCGTCCGGAAAAGGCTAATGAGTATAATATGGGCATAACATGGAGCAGGTCCTTTTCTTCTTTTTTAAATTATCTATCAGTCACTGTTGACGGTTATTATAATGATGTGACTGATAAGATCGTTGCATTCCCTACCACCTATGCCTGGAAGATGGCTAATTATGGAAAAGTTCATGTTACGGGAATGGATGCTACATTGGCGGCGGCAGCTTCATTAGGTAAAAATATGGTGCTTGTTGTGTCGGGTGGGTATACTTGGCAGAAAGCTATAGACTTGACCGATGCCACTTCTAAAAGTTATAAAGATCAGCTGCCTTACACCCCTAAGCATAGCGGGAATGTATCTGCAGTTTTGGAAATGCCGTGGGTTAATGTGGGGTATTCCATTGTAGGGGTAAGCGAGCGGTATAGTATGTCACAGAATATACCTGAGAATAGAATTGACGGATACATGGAGCATACGGTCAGTCTTTCCAGAAACTTCTCTTTTCGGCATTGTAAATTGCGTTTGCAGGCCGAAATCATTAATCTGACAGATACACAGTATGATGTGATAAAATATTATCCTATGCCGGGACGCTCTTGGCGACTGACGGGAACAATTGAATTTTAA
- a CDS encoding ABC transporter substrate-binding protein yields the protein MRKVTLLFLMLTLVLFLSACSGKDKTVSVFISGDTIPLRYADNLTLVSYPGYTIATLRNPWDTLKTLHTYILVPASQPLPAHLPEGTIVRTPLRKSVIYSSVHCSLMDKLGAAGCIGGVCDLKYIKLPVIQDGYRNGTVTDCGDGMNPDMEKIIDLHPDAILLSPFENSGGYGRVEKLNIPIIECADYMETSALGRAEWMRFYGLLFGVVSKADSLFAEVDSCYNQLRKRASLSSSSLSIVSELKSGSAWYVPGGCSTIGRLFNDACGRYAFAEDKHSGSIPLAFETVFDKAGDADVWTIKYNRDRDMTYSDLKADYIGYTGFKAFKTRNIYGCNTAKVPFYEETPFRPDYLLSDLIQILHPEIGDLGGLRYFCKLNE from the coding sequence ATGAGAAAAGTTACATTATTGTTTCTTATGCTGACACTGGTCTTGTTCCTTTCCGCTTGTAGTGGGAAGGACAAGACTGTCTCTGTTTTTATATCCGGTGATACTATCCCTCTGCGTTATGCCGATAACCTCACGTTAGTAAGTTATCCCGGCTACACTATTGCCACTTTACGTAACCCTTGGGATACCCTGAAAACATTGCACACCTATATTTTGGTTCCGGCATCCCAACCTTTACCGGCGCATCTGCCCGAGGGGACAATTGTCCGTACTCCGCTTCGCAAATCGGTCATTTATTCCTCGGTTCATTGCAGTCTCATGGATAAGTTGGGAGCTGCAGGCTGTATAGGCGGTGTGTGTGACTTGAAGTACATTAAACTCCCGGTTATACAGGACGGATACCGTAACGGAACGGTTACCGACTGTGGTGACGGTATGAATCCTGATATGGAAAAGATTATCGACCTGCATCCCGATGCTATTTTGCTTTCTCCGTTTGAGAACAGCGGTGGTTACGGACGCGTTGAAAAACTGAATATTCCTATTATCGAGTGTGCCGACTATATGGAGACTTCCGCTTTGGGGCGTGCCGAATGGATGCGTTTCTACGGGTTGCTTTTTGGTGTTGTCTCAAAAGCCGACAGCCTTTTTGCCGAGGTGGATAGTTGTTATAACCAGCTTAGAAAACGTGCTTCACTTTCGTCTTCGTCTTTGTCTATTGTCAGTGAACTGAAAAGCGGTTCTGCCTGGTATGTACCGGGTGGTTGCAGTACAATCGGACGTTTGTTTAATGATGCCTGCGGGCGTTATGCTTTTGCGGAAGATAAACACAGCGGTTCCATTCCTTTGGCTTTTGAAACAGTTTTTGACAAGGCTGGTGATGCAGATGTATGGACTATTAAGTACAATCGAGACCGTGATATGACCTATTCTGATTTGAAAGCCGATTATATAGGTTATACTGGCTTCAAAGCATTTAAAACACGGAATATTTACGGATGTAACACGGCAAAAGTTCCTTTTTATGAAGAAACTCCTTTCCGTCCGGACTATTTGTTGTCGGATTTGATACAGATTTTACATCCCGAAATAGGAGATTTAGGCGGTTTGCGCTATTTTTGCAAATTGAATGAATAA
- a CDS encoding Cof-type HAD-IIB family hydrolase, with protein MKYKLLVLDVDGTLLNDAKEISKRTLASLLKVQQMGIRVALASGRPTYGLMPLAKTLELGNYGGFIISYNGGQIINAQNGEILFERRINPEMLPYLEKKARKNNFAIFTYHDDTILTDSSDNEHVRAEANLNNLKIIQEEEFSTAIDFAPCKCILVSNDEEALKDLEEHWKKRLDGTLDVFCSEPYFLEVVPCGIDKANTLGVLLSYLNIAREEVIAIGDGVCDVNMLQVAGLGIAMGHAQDSVKVCADYVTASNEEDGVAQSVEKLILAEVHAAEIPLDLLNERARHALMGNLGIQYTYASEERIEATMPVDHRTRQPFGILHGGATLALAETVAGLGSMITCQPDEIVVGMQVSGNHISSAHEGDTVRAVATIVHKGRSSHVWNVDVFTSTNKLVSSVRVVNSVLKKR; from the coding sequence ATGAAATACAAATTATTAGTTCTTGACGTAGACGGGACACTTCTCAACGATGCCAAGGAAATCAGTAAACGGACTCTTGCTTCCTTACTTAAAGTGCAGCAAATGGGCATACGTGTCGCATTGGCTTCCGGAAGACCTACATACGGCCTTATGCCATTAGCCAAAACTCTTGAATTAGGCAACTATGGGGGCTTCATCATCTCCTATAACGGTGGCCAGATAATCAATGCGCAAAATGGGGAAATCCTGTTTGAACGGCGAATCAATCCGGAAATGCTACCTTATTTGGAGAAAAAAGCACGCAAAAATAATTTTGCCATATTTACTTACCATGATGATACCATACTGACAGATAGTTCCGATAATGAACATGTCCGTGCCGAAGCCAATCTGAATAATCTGAAAATCATTCAGGAAGAAGAATTTTCCACAGCAATAGATTTTGCACCATGCAAATGCATATTAGTCAGTAATGATGAAGAAGCATTGAAAGATTTGGAAGAGCATTGGAAAAAGCGTTTGGACGGAACGCTGGATGTTTTTTGCTCGGAACCTTACTTTCTGGAAGTCGTGCCCTGCGGAATTGATAAAGCAAACACCTTAGGCGTCCTATTGTCATATTTGAACATCGCCCGTGAGGAAGTAATCGCCATTGGAGACGGCGTATGCGATGTCAATATGCTCCAAGTTGCCGGTCTGGGCATAGCCATGGGGCATGCGCAAGACTCCGTAAAAGTTTGTGCCGACTATGTAACAGCTTCCAATGAAGAAGACGGTGTTGCCCAATCTGTAGAAAAATTGATTCTGGCTGAAGTGCATGCTGCTGAAATACCTCTTGACCTGCTAAACGAGCGGGCACGCCATGCATTAATGGGCAACTTGGGTATCCAATACACCTATGCCTCGGAAGAACGCATAGAAGCAACCATGCCCGTAGACCACCGTACCCGCCAGCCCTTTGGCATTCTACACGGCGGTGCAACTCTTGCGCTTGCCGAAACCGTTGCCGGACTCGGCTCTATGATAACCTGCCAGCCCGATGAAATTGTGGTAGGCATGCAAGTCAGCGGAAACCATATTTCGTCCGCACACGAAGGAGATACCGTACGTGCGGTAGCGACTATCGTGCATAAAGGACGTTCATCTCATGTGTGGAACGTAGATGTATTTACTTCTACCAATAAGCTGGTTTCTTCTGTCAGAGTTGTTAACAGTGTTTTGAAGAAAAGATAA